TGCTGGTTGTGCGCCCCCGCCCATGCCGTCATCATACGCGGTGCGCGAAACGGCAATCAGGCCTTTCCCCTCAATGAGCCAATCCACATACTGAAAAAGCATGTTTCTCAGGGGCGGGGTGATACAGAAGAATGGCCCGCACCTCCCAGTGACGGAGGTCGCGCGAGCAGATAAGCGCAAGGGTGTGAGGATGTTCGAGAAATCATTAGGACTTACGCAGTTGGATTGAGGTCGTAGGTGGGATGAGCCAGATAAGCTCGTATCGCTTCCCGAAGGAGAGACAACTTCGCCTCATACCAACTCACCCCTGTCCGCAAACGATAAACCTCCAACCGTAAAAAGGCCCGTAAAGCCAACAACAAATGGCGCACCATCGCTAAAGCCTTGCGAACT
This region of Bacillota bacterium genomic DNA includes:
- a CDS encoding IS701 family transposase, giving the protein YWATNDLGMTATQRAQLAGQGWGIEVYHRALKQCCGVERAQVRKALAMVRHLLLALRAFLRLEVYRLRTGVSWYEAKLSLLREAIRAYLAHPTYDLNPTA